A section of the Patescibacteria group bacterium genome encodes:
- a CDS encoding HNH endonuclease — MYRKERWSNETILDVWEKGKIVGDNDPKVFRKDACGAWMQFSKHGDRDAKYGWEIDHIIPESNRGSDALSNLQPLHWKNNVEKGDSSQLKCAIRD; from the coding sequence ATGTACAGAAAAGAACGATGGTCAAATGAAACAATTTTGGATGTTTGGGAAAAGGGCAAAATTGTAGGCGATAATGATCCAAAAGTATTTAGAAAAGACGCATGTGGAGCATGGATGCAGTTTAGTAAGCATGGCGACAGAGATGCAAAATATGGTTGGGAGATAGACCACATTATACCAGAATCAAATCGCGGTAGTGATGCTCTTTCTAATCTACAACCCCTACATTGGAAAAATAATGTTGAAAAAGGAGATTCGTCTCAATTGAAATGTGCAATTAGAGATTAG